A window of Halomonas sp. H10-9-1 contains these coding sequences:
- a CDS encoding complex I NDUFA9 subunit family protein encodes MQEGPTTVFGGTGFLGRAIVRELVEAGRPVRIAARHPRLPEWLEPGDHVEAVACDLRDESQVATALAGSAAAINAVSLYVERRRSGLTFEAIHVAGAGRLARLARDAGLERLVHVSGIGASSDSPSAYVRARASGEEAVIEAMPKAILLRPGVLFGPDDALLAGLVRLVRLPLVPLFGRGTTRLQPVHVDDVARAAVRLTASRPVARRLFELGGPEVLSYRQLVERVAAQLERRPRLLPLPFLAWHLVAALLAPLPSPPLTRDQVWLMQRDNLADPDAGSFADLGIVPRTLHDSLPRCLGGG; translated from the coding sequence ATGCAGGAGGGCCCGACCACGGTTTTCGGCGGCACCGGCTTCCTCGGCCGCGCCATCGTGCGCGAGCTGGTGGAGGCGGGCCGGCCGGTGCGCATCGCCGCGCGCCACCCGAGGCTTCCCGAGTGGCTGGAGCCCGGCGATCACGTCGAGGCGGTGGCATGCGACCTCCGCGACGAATCCCAGGTGGCCACCGCCCTCGCGGGCAGCGCGGCGGCGATCAATGCGGTGAGCCTCTATGTGGAGCGCCGGCGTTCGGGCCTGACCTTCGAGGCGATCCATGTGGCGGGGGCCGGGCGGCTGGCGAGGCTCGCCCGTGACGCCGGCCTCGAACGGCTGGTGCACGTTTCCGGTATCGGGGCCAGCAGCGACTCCCCTTCCGCCTACGTGCGTGCCCGCGCCAGCGGCGAGGAGGCCGTGATCGAGGCCATGCCGAAGGCGATCCTGCTGCGCCCAGGAGTGCTGTTTGGCCCCGATGACGCCCTGCTGGCCGGCCTGGTCCGGCTGGTGCGCCTCCCGCTGGTGCCGCTGTTCGGCCGCGGCACGACCCGCCTGCAGCCGGTCCATGTGGACGACGTGGCCCGCGCGGCGGTACGCCTGACGGCCTCGCGGCCCGTCGCGCGCCGACTGTTCGAGCTGGGAGGTCCCGAGGTGCTCAGCTACCGCCAACTGGTCGAGCGAGTCGCGGCGCAGCTCGAGCGTCGCCCACGACTACTGCCGCTACCCTTTCTCGCCTGGCACCTCGTCGCCGCCCTGCTCGCCCCGCTGCCGTCGCCGCCGCTCACTCGCGACCAGGTGTGGCTGATGCAGCGCGACAACCTGGCCGATCCGGACGCCGGCAGCTTCGCCGACCTCGGCATCGTGCCCCGCACCCTGCACGACAGCCTGCCGCGCTGCCTTGGGGGTGGCTAG
- the gloA gene encoding lactoylglutathione lyase: MSFTGEQYPGVKAPTSDSDGFRLNHTMLRVKDPEKALAFYTRVFGMRVMRRLDFEEMQFSLYFLARPEAGEAVPEESGERTVWTFSQRGLLELTHNWGTENQEGRIYHDGNAEPQGFGHICFSVPDLEAAEAWFDANDVEFVKRSDQGKMKNVVFVKDVDGYWIEVVQADRLAALGD; the protein is encoded by the coding sequence ATGAGTTTCACCGGTGAACAATACCCCGGAGTAAAGGCCCCCACCTCCGACTCCGATGGCTTCCGCCTCAACCACACCATGCTCAGGGTCAAGGACCCCGAGAAGGCGCTCGCTTTCTACACTCGGGTGTTCGGCATGCGCGTCATGCGTCGCCTCGACTTCGAGGAGATGCAATTCTCGCTCTACTTCCTGGCCCGTCCGGAGGCCGGCGAGGCGGTACCGGAGGAGAGCGGCGAGCGTACCGTCTGGACCTTTAGCCAGCGTGGCCTGCTGGAGTTGACCCACAACTGGGGCACCGAGAACCAGGAGGGGCGCATCTATCACGATGGCAATGCCGAGCCTCAGGGCTTCGGCCACATCTGCTTCAGCGTCCCGGACCTCGAGGCCGCCGAGGCGTGGTTCGACGCCAACGATGTCGAGTTCGTCAAGCGCTCCGACCAGGGTAAGATGAAGAACGTGGTCTTCGTGAAGGACGTCGACGGCTACTGGATCGAGGTGGTCCAGGCGGATCGCCTGGCGGCACTGGGCGACTGA
- a CDS encoding zinc ribbon domain-containing protein YjdM — MSDLPVCPACASPYTYEDGIQYVCPECGHEWSGDAGVGSDDDTLQVRDANGNLLADGDTVTVIKDLKVKGTSLVVKVGTKVKGIRLVEGDHDIDCKVEGVGPMKLKSAFVKKA, encoded by the coding sequence ATGAGCGATCTTCCCGTCTGTCCCGCCTGTGCCTCCCCCTATACCTATGAGGACGGTATCCAGTATGTCTGCCCCGAGTGCGGCCACGAGTGGTCAGGGGATGCCGGCGTCGGGAGCGATGACGACACGCTTCAGGTACGCGATGCCAACGGCAACCTGCTGGCCGACGGCGACACCGTGACCGTGATCAAGGACCTCAAGGTCAAGGGCACCTCCCTGGTGGTGAAGGTGGGCACCAAGGTGAAGGGCATCCGCCTGGTGGAGGGTGACCACGATATCGACTGCAAGGTCGAGGGTGTCGGTCCCATGAAGCT